The Veillonellaceae bacterium genome includes the window TATTGATTGATGCCTTGGTTTTTTTGCCTATTTCTTATATTATTGCCGTTGTTTTTGGCACGTATGGATCTAGCGGTTTTGAGTTGGAAGGTCCGGGATTATTGTTAAGCACTTTGTTGGGCTTAGCTTACTATGTGTTGTTTGAAGGGAAAAAAGGTGCGACTCTAGGCAAGATGGCAGTCGGGTTAAAGGTGGTCAAGTTGGATGGAAGTCCTTGCGATGTCCGGGCAGCTGTGCTGAGAACAGTGCTCCGGGTTATTGACGCCTTGCCGGCCGCCTATATAATTGGTGTAATTTCAGTATGGGTAACTGAACTAAATCAACGGATTGGTGATAAAGTCGCCGGAACAATTGTAGTCCGCGTTAAAAATCTTAAATAATTCAGCATTGATAAAAGACTTAGGCGTAAAGTTCGCGCCTAAGTCTTTTATTGGGTTTAAATGGTTAGGTAAATTTCCCCAAAAGCATTGTCTTTTGAATACGCATATGGGATAATATATTCATAAAAAGTAATTGGACTAATGGATTAATCCAATATGCGAGGTAAATATGATTCTACAACGTTTTGGGATGCCCATATATCTTCAGGTGAAAAACTACATTCTGGAAAAGATAAAGGCGGGTGATTATAAACCTGGTTCCAAACTGCCTACCGAGCGGGATTTATCCGCTGAACTTGGTATAAGCCGGAATACAGTCAGTGCCGCCTATAAAGAGCTTTTAATGGAAGGCGTGCTTGAGGCTCGACAAGGCCGAGGGACGTTTGTTAAAGCTGTTGCAGACGATGATTTTCAAATAGACGCCGCCGGTAGTAAGCGGGAGCGACTACTCAGGCTAATTGACAATGCAATGGCGAAAGCGCAGGAATTGGGTTTTTCATTTGAACAGTTTGCTGCTATTGTCAGAATACGGGCTCAGGAAAAAGCTGTTGCAGTTCGCAGTATGCGCATAGCAGTTGTAGCTTGTGCCCCTGAACATGTGCATCACTATGTAAGTCAGATTGGTCAAACGGTCAATGTTAGTTTTGAAGAAATTAGTCTTCTGGAGTTGAGAACGGGAAAAGTTCCGGCAGAACTTCTGGTGGCATGCGATCTTGTTGTTACAGCAGTTGAACACAAATCTGAAGTAGCCGATTTAATGGGAGGAGATAAAACCAAGCTAATTACTGTAGCTGCCGTTCCGAACTTAGAAGCTGTTATTAAATTAGCGAGACTGGTAGTAGGAACAACAGTTGGAGTGGTTGCTGTCAGCAGTCATTATTTTGAATTATTTGAATCATTGCTGAGCAAGAATATGATTAGCGGGCTTAACCTTCAAGTTTGTTACTCCGATGATCCCGAACAGCTACGGAAATTTATTGCGCAGCAAAGCGTTATAGTGGTGGCCGATGAACGCCAGAATGCTGTTCGACGATATGCGCAAGAAGGTCAGGATATAATACCCTTCTATTATGAGATTGATCAGGGGTCTTTAAATCAGCTGCTGGCCAGATTGATTACGCCAGTATAAAGGGTAACCATAATACAAATGAATATCATCAGTGTGGAATAAGCAGTGTGAACTGCCAATTTTTAAAATGCAAAGGGGTTTTAATACATGGAGAACAAGGTAAAAGTAGTTTTGGGTGTTATCGGTGCAGATTGTCACGCTGTAGGTAACAAAATTCTCAATCACGCTATTACCGCAGCGGGGTTTGAAGTGGTTAATCTGGGAGTTTTAGTGCCGCAGGAAGACTTTGTGAACGCTGCAATTGAAACTGATGCTAAAGCTATATTAGTAGCTTCGCTTTATGGACATGGTGAAATAGATTGCCGGGGACTTAGAGATCGCTGCCGTGAGGCTGGAATTGGCAATATTCTTCTCTATGTCGGCGGTAATCTTGTAGTTGGTAAAACTGATTTCGCCGAGGTTGAGAAAAAATTCACCGAAATGGGTTACGATAAGGTTTATGCGCCAGGTACACTGCCTGATCAAGTAACGGAAGATTTAAGAAGCGATCTTAAAAAGCGGGGGCTTTTAAGTGAATAATGTATTGCTCATTGATTTTGGCAGTACTTATACCAAAATCACGGCAGTAGATGTTGAGCGCGAGGCTATTTTGGGTACGGCCCGCGGGATAACAACAGTCGAAACTGATATCATGGATGGCTTGAATCAGGCTCTTGAGGATTTATTCCAAAAAACCGGAAAGCTTGAATTCGTCAAAGTGCTAGGCTGTTCGAGTGCGGCCGGAGGACTTAAAATGGTGGCCGTTGGTCTGGTGCCGGAACTCACGGCGGAAGCTGCAAAACGTGCAGCGCTAGGAGCAGGAGCAAAGATTCTCGGGGTATTTGGCAATGAGTTAAGTGAATATGAGATTGAAGAAATCGCGGCAATGAAACCTGATATTATCTTGCTGGCAGGTGGCACAGATGGCGGCAATAAAGAAGTCATTCTCCATAATGCCAATATGCTAAAAAACTTAGGCCAAGATGTGCCGATGGTAGTTGCCGGCAATAAATCGGTTACGCCGACGATAGTAAAGATTCTTTCTGAGACGATGACCGAAGTTCGTCATACTGAAAATGTCATGCCTAAGCTTAATGAATTAAATATCCAGCCGGCCCGGGAAACCATCCGCGAGATATTTTTGAAACGAATTATCGCAGCCAAAGGGCTCAACCGAGCCAACAAGTTTGTCGATAAAATGGTCATGCCGACCCCGGCAGCCGTTCTTACGGCAGCTGAATTGCTGTCAATAGGCGGTCCGAATGAAACTGGGCTAGGCGATCTTATGGTAGTTGATATTGGTGGTGCAACAACGGATATATACTCGATAGCCAAGGGTGATCCGACCAAAGCAAATGTTGCCCTGCGTGGTTTGCCTGAACCGTTTGCTAAGCGGACGGTAGAAGGTGACCTCGGGATGCGCTACAGTGCCGGAGCGCTGCTCAAGGCGGCCGGAGCTAATATAATTGCCGGCTATGCCGGGATACCGGAAGAAGAAGTTGTCCGATATGTCGATAAAGTAGCTCAAGAAATTGAGTACCTGCCGAAAGGCGAAAAGGAAGAAAAAACGGAAATTGCTATGGGGCGGGCCTGTACCAGTGTTAGCGCCGATCGTCACGCTGGTCACTTGGAGACAGTTTATACATTATACGGCCCGGCGTTTGTTCAAGTTGGCAAAGATTTAACAGCCGTAAAGACAGTAGTCGGCACGGGTGGCGTAATTATCAATAATCCTCAACCTGAGGAGATTCTCAGCGGTATAATGTTCGATCACTCTGTTCCGCATATTTTGAAACCGCAGGAACCTGAATATCTGATCGACAGCGATTATATCTTAGCGTCAATGGGTCTTTTAGGTGGAGAATATCCGGATTTAGCTGTTCGACTAATGAAAAAATATATTGTGCGGAGGGAATAACAGTGGAATTAAAAAATAAAAAGTGGACGCATGCTGAATTTAATGCTGTGCGTGAAGAAGTACTTAAACAATGGCCTACCGGCGACGAAGTCAATTTTGAGGAAGCGGTAAAATATCATGAAACTATCCCGGCCAAGCGGCAGTTTGCAAAACGCTTAATAAAAGCTAAGAAAAATGGCGAAACGCTCACCCAGCCTAGAGCCGGTGTAGCTTTGATCAATGAACATATCAATTTATTGAATTTCCTTCGCACTGAAGGTGAGGCTGATCTTTTGCCGACAACTATCGACAGTTACACCCGGCAAAATCAGTATAAAGAAGCCGAGAACGGCATTGAAGAAAGTAAAAGGGCAGGGCGTTCGCTGCTAAACGGTTTTCCGGCCGTTAACCATGGGGTAAAAGGTGTCCGTCAAGTTGTAGAAAGTGTTGATGCTCCGCTGCAAGTTCGTCATGGCACCCCTGATGCCCGTTTACTTACCGAAATAACGCTGGCCGGCGGTTACACCTCATATGAGGGCGGCGGAATTTCGTATAACATTCCGTATGCAAAGAGTGTATCACTGGAAAAAACAATTCTTGACTGGCAATATGCTGACCGTCTTGTCGGTTTGTATGCTGAGCATGGTATTGAGATCAACCGTGAACCGTTCGGGCCACTGACCGGCACTCTTGTTCCGCCCAGTATTTCCCATGCTATTGCTATTATCGAAGGGATGCTTGCGGCTGAACAAGGTGTCAAAAATATAACTCTTGGTTACGGTCAATGCGGTAATTTAATTCAGGATGTTGCGGCTATCAAGTCGCTTGAGCAGCTGGCCGAAGAGTATTTTGCAAAGCATGGTTATAACGACTGTATTCTAACTACGGTCTTCCATCAGTGGATGGGCGGATTCCCGCAAGACGAGGCTAAAGCCTTTGCGGTAATTTCATGGGGAGCGGCAGCGGCAGCTCTGTCCAAAGCAACTAAAGTAATTGTCAAAACTCCGCATGAAGCACTGGGGATTCCGACGAAAGAAGCTAATGCCCAGGGTCTCAGAGCTACCAAGCAAGCAATTAACATGCTGTTGGATCAGCCCTTCCCGATTACTAAGGAAGTTGAGCAGGAAATTGAAATTATTAAAGCAGAAACGCGTTGTATTTTGGATAAAGTATTTGAACTAGGTAAGAACGACTATGCCATTGGAACTGTTAGAGCATTTCAGGCGGGCGTTCTTGATGTACCGTTTGCGCCAAGCAACTATACCCTCAACAAGATTTTACCGGCACGGGACAATACCGGCGCAGTAAGACTGTTTGATACCGGCAATCTGCCGTTCACCCAAGACCTTGTTGATTTTCATAAAATAAAAATGGATGAGCGCGCGAAAGCCGAAGGCCGCATCGCCAGTTTCCAAATGGTAATTGATGATATATATGCTATTTCAAAAGGCCGCCTTGTTGGCAGACCTAGATAATTAAGAGGAGATGTTCTTAATGAAAATAAAAGACATTGTGTGTTCAAGAGGGCTAACAGGGTTTTATTTTGATGACCAGCGGGCCATTAAAGCAGGTGCTGAGCATGATGGCTTCACATACATTGGCAATCCGGTCACTCCTAGCTTTCAGAAGGTGCGTCAAGCCGGCGAGTGTGTATCGGTGATGATTGTGCTTGAGGACGGACAGGTAGCTTATGGTGATTGCGCAGCTGTGCAATATAGCGGTGCCGGCGGGCGTGACCCATTGTTCTTGGCTGATGATTTTATTCCGGTTATCCAGCAAGAAATAAAGCCGCGGTTAGTTGGTCGTGAGCTCTCATCATTTAAAGCGCTGGCCGAAGAAATAGACAATATGGTTGATTCGAAAACCGGCAAGCGCATTCATACTGCTCTGCGTTATGGTGTAACCCAGGCTATTCTTGATGCGGTAGCTAGAGCAAAACATAAATTGATGTGCGAAGTAATCGCTGAAGAATATAATACTCAAGTTAGTGACAAAGAGATTCCAGTCTTTACTCAATCAGGCGACGATCGTTATGATAACGCTGACAAGATGATTATCAAAAAGGCTCAGGTACTGCCACATGCACTTATTAACCATGTAAAATCCAAGCTCGGCGATGACGGCAGCTTGCTGTTGGAATACGTTGAATGGTTAAAAAACCGCGTTTTGAAGCTTCGTACCGATGAAGACTACAACCCGGTGCTGCATATCGATGTCTATGGCACTATCGGCTTGGCATTTGACAATGATATTGCCAAAATTGTAGCCTATTTTGCAAAGTTAGAAAAAGCTGCTGCGCCTTTAAAGTTACGGATTGAAGGCCCTGTCGACGTTGAGGACCGCGACAAACAAATTGCTATTTTGGCCGAGATTACCGAGCGTGTACATCAGGCTAATATTAAAGTTGAAATTGTCGCTGACGAATGGTGCAATACTTTTGAAGACATCAAACTGTTTGCCGATAACC containing:
- a CDS encoding RDD family protein; translation: MEGERQILKGAGVCIRFLALLIDALVFLPISYIIAVVFGTYGSSGFELEGPGLLLSTLLGLAYYVLFEGKKGATLGKMAVGLKVVKLDGSPCDVRAAVLRTVLRVIDALPAAYIIGVISVWVTELNQRIGDKVAGTIVVRVKNLK
- a CDS encoding winged helix-turn-helix transcriptional regulator → MILQRFGMPIYLQVKNYILEKIKAGDYKPGSKLPTERDLSAELGISRNTVSAAYKELLMEGVLEARQGRGTFVKAVADDDFQIDAAGSKRERLLRLIDNAMAKAQELGFSFEQFAAIVRIRAQEKAVAVRSMRIAVVACAPEHVHHYVSQIGQTVNVSFEEISLLELRTGKVPAELLVACDLVVTAVEHKSEVADLMGGDKTKLITVAAVPNLEAVIKLARLVVGTTVGVVAVSSHYFELFESLLSKNMISGLNLQVCYSDDPEQLRKFIAQQSVIVVADERQNAVRRYAQEGQDIIPFYYEIDQGSLNQLLARLITPV
- a CDS encoding methylaspartate mutase subunit S, with protein sequence MENKVKVVLGVIGADCHAVGNKILNHAITAAGFEVVNLGVLVPQEDFVNAAIETDAKAILVASLYGHGEIDCRGLRDRCREAGIGNILLYVGGNLVVGKTDFAEVEKKFTEMGYDKVYAPGTLPDQVTEDLRSDLKKRGLLSE
- a CDS encoding MutL protein; translated protein: MNNVLLIDFGSTYTKITAVDVEREAILGTARGITTVETDIMDGLNQALEDLFQKTGKLEFVKVLGCSSAAGGLKMVAVGLVPELTAEAAKRAALGAGAKILGVFGNELSEYEIEEIAAMKPDIILLAGGTDGGNKEVILHNANMLKNLGQDVPMVVAGNKSVTPTIVKILSETMTEVRHTENVMPKLNELNIQPARETIREIFLKRIIAAKGLNRANKFVDKMVMPTPAAVLTAAELLSIGGPNETGLGDLMVVDIGGATTDIYSIAKGDPTKANVALRGLPEPFAKRTVEGDLGMRYSAGALLKAAGANIIAGYAGIPEEEVVRYVDKVAQEIEYLPKGEKEEKTEIAMGRACTSVSADRHAGHLETVYTLYGPAFVQVGKDLTAVKTVVGTGGVIINNPQPEEILSGIMFDHSVPHILKPQEPEYLIDSDYILASMGLLGGEYPDLAVRLMKKYIVRRE
- a CDS encoding methylaspartate mutase subunit E, coding for MELKNKKWTHAEFNAVREEVLKQWPTGDEVNFEEAVKYHETIPAKRQFAKRLIKAKKNGETLTQPRAGVALINEHINLLNFLRTEGEADLLPTTIDSYTRQNQYKEAENGIEESKRAGRSLLNGFPAVNHGVKGVRQVVESVDAPLQVRHGTPDARLLTEITLAGGYTSYEGGGISYNIPYAKSVSLEKTILDWQYADRLVGLYAEHGIEINREPFGPLTGTLVPPSISHAIAIIEGMLAAEQGVKNITLGYGQCGNLIQDVAAIKSLEQLAEEYFAKHGYNDCILTTVFHQWMGGFPQDEAKAFAVISWGAAAAALSKATKVIVKTPHEALGIPTKEANAQGLRATKQAINMLLDQPFPITKEVEQEIEIIKAETRCILDKVFELGKNDYAIGTVRAFQAGVLDVPFAPSNYTLNKILPARDNTGAVRLFDTGNLPFTQDLVDFHKIKMDERAKAEGRIASFQMVIDDIYAISKGRLVGRPR
- a CDS encoding methylaspartate ammonia-lyase, whose translation is MKIKDIVCSRGLTGFYFDDQRAIKAGAEHDGFTYIGNPVTPSFQKVRQAGECVSVMIVLEDGQVAYGDCAAVQYSGAGGRDPLFLADDFIPVIQQEIKPRLVGRELSSFKALAEEIDNMVDSKTGKRIHTALRYGVTQAILDAVARAKHKLMCEVIAEEYNTQVSDKEIPVFTQSGDDRYDNADKMIIKKAQVLPHALINHVKSKLGDDGSLLLEYVEWLKNRVLKLRTDEDYNPVLHIDVYGTIGLAFDNDIAKIVAYFAKLEKAAAPLKLRIEGPVDVEDRDKQIAILAEITERVHQANIKVEIVADEWCNTFEDIKLFADNHAGDMLQIKTPDLGGINNIIEANLYCKQKGIGAYQGGTCNETDRSAQVCVHIAMATQPDQMLAKPGMGVDEGLMIVYNEMNRILALRKAY